Proteins from a genomic interval of Thermoanaerobacterium thermosaccharolyticum DSM 571:
- a CDS encoding Gx transporter family protein, with amino-acid sequence MMCFIGLEGVKLSAKKIVYISMLVSQALVLNIIESFIPVPIPVPGIKIGLANIVTLVTILMFGFKESLIVVVLRTLLAQLLVGNITAFLFSVSGGILSACIMYIVYKRYSRYFSLVGVSVFGSVAHNVGQLFVASIVINNFLIFSYLPVLVMAGIIMGIFTGLVANFFRKYIKNIEYNSRW; translated from the coding sequence ATGATGTGTTTTATTGGATTGGAGGGCGTCAAACTGTCTGCTAAAAAAATTGTTTATATTTCAATGTTAGTATCACAAGCACTAGTATTAAACATTATCGAGAGTTTTATTCCTGTTCCAATCCCTGTTCCAGGGATAAAGATTGGACTTGCTAATATAGTTACTTTAGTAACAATATTGATGTTTGGTTTCAAAGAATCTCTCATTGTGGTTGTTTTGAGAACGTTACTGGCGCAATTGCTTGTTGGAAATATAACAGCATTTTTGTTTAGCGTATCTGGAGGCATTTTAAGTGCATGCATAATGTATATCGTTTATAAAAGGTACAGCAGGTATTTCAGTCTGGTTGGTGTGAGCGTTTTTGGCTCGGTTGCCCATAATGTAGGGCAATTATTTGTCGCATCTATTGTTATTAATAATTTTTTGATATTCTCATATTTACCTGTTTTGGTGATGGCAGGAATAATAATGGGTATTTTTACGGGACTTGTGGCTAATTTTTTTAGAAAATATATAAAAAACATAGAATATAATTCTAGGTGGTAG
- a CDS encoding bactofilin family protein produces MFQKKDVNILDINPDKIDTIIGKNTTIEGNIKSQGTMRIDGNVTGKIEVQGSMIIGDNSKIEADIKADNISISGEITGNLTVKNQVQITSNGKVYGDIEVQNLIIDEGAIFEGKCKMNKKVNNSADNQLKKKDNK; encoded by the coding sequence GTGTTTCAGAAAAAAGATGTAAATATATTAGATATAAATCCTGATAAAATTGATACAATAATAGGAAAGAATACTACAATAGAAGGCAATATAAAGTCACAAGGGACAATGAGAATTGACGGCAATGTAACCGGTAAAATTGAAGTACAAGGCAGTATGATCATTGGTGATAACTCAAAGATTGAAGCCGATATAAAAGCAGATAATATATCCATTTCTGGAGAAATAACAGGAAATCTCACAGTAAAAAATCAGGTTCAGATTACATCAAATGGAAAAGTATACGGCGATATTGAGGTGCAAAACCTTATTATAGATGAAGGCGCAATTTTTGAAGGAAAGTGCAAAATGAATAAAAAGGTCAATAATAGTGCTGACAATCAATTAAAGAAAAAAGATAATAAATAA
- a CDS encoding PLP-dependent aminotransferase family protein — MVNFTIDKNKNTPLYIQIFNQFKKYIENGSIPQGYKLPTIRSLAKELGVNNITVINAYKLLELNGYVNKKVGSGTYVSQDIKQNDLTREDIKALEHGQILLNKNMINFSSSSPNPELFPVDDFKIIINKVLERDGGYAFEYQDTKGYMPFRKSICEFIKKDEIDIDYEDVQVISGGQQGIDVVSKALINFGDCVFVESPTYSWAIASFKSRGAEIVDIALNKDGIDIDELEEKLKIFKPKLIYTMPVFQNPTGISYSEDKLKKLIDLAYKYDTYIVEDDFSNELNFSSNKHLPLKSYDKYDRVIYIKSFSKIYMPGLRLGFIVSPKNLVNSFAEAKYVSDLSTSGLMQRAFEIYLREGIWKKHIERFKKIMRERFDEMKYLLSGNKYFEVNIPDGGFYFWLKLNDDISAKKLYLKCIERNVSIVPGNMFFSNKVDDSHIRLSYASCEADKMKSGISTLNDILKDIHNEENSEYIPIV, encoded by the coding sequence ATGGTGAATTTTACGATAGACAAAAATAAAAATACGCCACTTTATATACAGATTTTTAATCAATTTAAAAAATATATAGAAAATGGCAGCATACCACAAGGCTATAAACTGCCGACTATACGTTCATTGGCAAAAGAGCTTGGTGTCAATAACATAACTGTTATTAATGCATATAAGTTGCTTGAATTAAACGGTTATGTAAACAAAAAGGTTGGGAGTGGAACATATGTTTCTCAAGACATAAAACAAAATGACTTAACTAGAGAAGATATTAAAGCGTTAGAACATGGGCAGATACTTTTAAACAAAAATATGATAAATTTTTCATCTTCTTCTCCAAACCCTGAATTGTTTCCAGTTGATGATTTTAAAATAATTATAAACAAGGTTTTAGAAAGAGATGGAGGATATGCATTTGAATATCAAGATACAAAAGGGTATATGCCGTTTAGAAAATCTATTTGTGAATTTATAAAGAAAGACGAGATAGATATTGACTATGAAGACGTTCAAGTTATATCAGGTGGACAGCAGGGAATTGACGTGGTTTCAAAAGCTTTAATAAATTTTGGTGACTGTGTATTTGTTGAATCGCCAACATATTCATGGGCAATAGCATCATTTAAATCAAGAGGTGCGGAAATTGTCGATATAGCGCTTAATAAAGACGGAATTGACATTGATGAATTAGAAGAAAAGCTTAAAATTTTTAAACCAAAATTAATCTATACAATGCCGGTATTTCAAAATCCTACAGGAATTTCATATAGTGAAGATAAATTGAAAAAGTTGATTGATCTTGCATATAAATACGACACTTATATAGTAGAGGACGATTTTTCAAATGAATTGAATTTCAGCAGTAACAAACATTTGCCGTTAAAGTCGTATGATAAATACGATAGGGTAATATACATCAAGAGTTTTTCAAAGATATATATGCCGGGGCTTAGATTAGGTTTCATAGTATCACCTAAAAATCTTGTAAATTCTTTTGCAGAGGCAAAATATGTTTCAGATTTGTCAACATCTGGCTTGATGCAAAGGGCGTTTGAGATTTATTTGAGAGAAGGCATATGGAAAAAACATATCGAGAGATTTAAAAAGATCATGAGAGAGCGGTTTGACGAAATGAAATATCTTTTATCAGGCAATAAGTATTTTGAAGTTAATATTCCAGATGGAGGATTTTATTTCTGGCTTAAGTTGAATGACGATATTTCTGCGAAGAAGTTGTATTTAAAGTGCATAGAAAGAAATGTTTCAATCGTTCCTGGAAATATGTTTTTTTCAAATAAAGTTGATGATTCACATATCAGGTTAAGTTATGCATCATGTGAAGCTGACAAGATGAAAAGCGGTATTTCAACACTTAATGATATTTTGAAGGATATCCATAATGAAGAAAACAGCGAATATATACCAATTGTTTAA
- the iadA gene encoding beta-aspartyl-peptidase — translation MFLLLKGGEVYSPKYIGKMDILTCNEKIIKIEKNINLKDLPDISSIDVSGYIIVPGFIDQHVHIAGGGGEGGPATRTPEINLTDLTKAGITTVVGLLGADGITRSMSELLAKSRALEEEGLTTYIYTGAYELPTRTLTNSVRSDIAIIDKVLGTGEIAISDHRSAQPTVEDLTKLAAEARIGGLLGNKPGIVHLHVGDGIRGLTPVIDIVKNTEIPITQFIPTHVNRNSHLFSQALEFLKMGGRIDLTSDIKPDENSKTALTPANAIKKIIENNISIDNVTMSSDGNGSIPVFDENKKLVKVMVGSTLTLYRDLKEIITQGILPLESAIKIITENVAKVLLLYPKKGCIKENSDADFVILDKNLNISSVIAKGQFMIKFNEIVKRGMFE, via the coding sequence ATGTTTTTGCTTTTAAAAGGCGGTGAAGTCTATTCACCCAAATACATTGGGAAAATGGATATATTGACGTGCAATGAAAAAATTATTAAAATCGAAAAAAATATCAATCTTAAAGATTTGCCTGATATTTCATCAATAGACGTCAGCGGATATATCATTGTACCCGGTTTTATTGATCAACATGTTCATATTGCAGGCGGCGGCGGTGAAGGAGGTCCTGCCACAAGGACTCCGGAAATCAATTTGACTGATCTCACAAAAGCAGGCATTACCACAGTTGTGGGACTTTTAGGCGCTGATGGCATAACAAGAAGCATGTCGGAACTATTAGCTAAATCGAGAGCCCTTGAAGAAGAAGGCCTTACTACGTATATCTATACAGGTGCATATGAACTTCCAACACGAACTCTTACAAATAGCGTACGGTCTGACATAGCGATAATAGATAAAGTACTAGGCACCGGTGAAATTGCTATATCTGACCATAGATCTGCTCAACCGACGGTAGAAGATCTCACAAAACTTGCTGCAGAAGCCAGAATTGGAGGTTTGCTTGGAAATAAGCCCGGAATCGTACATCTACACGTAGGCGATGGCATAAGAGGTTTGACTCCTGTCATAGATATAGTCAAAAATACTGAAATACCAATTACTCAATTTATCCCGACTCATGTAAATAGAAACAGCCACCTTTTTTCACAAGCACTTGAATTTTTGAAAATGGGTGGTCGAATTGACTTGACATCTGATATAAAGCCTGACGAAAATTCTAAAACTGCCTTGACGCCTGCAAATGCCATAAAAAAAATTATTGAAAATAACATATCCATTGACAATGTAACCATGAGCTCTGACGGCAATGGAAGTATACCTGTATTTGATGAAAATAAAAAACTAGTCAAAGTCATGGTTGGCAGTACGTTGACATTGTATAGAGATCTAAAAGAAATCATAACACAAGGAATACTTCCCCTTGAATCTGCAATCAAGATAATAACTGAAAATGTAGCAAAAGTGCTTTTGTTATATCCAAAAAAAGGGTGCATAAAAGAAAATTCTGATGCCGATTTTGTCATCTTGGACAAGAATTTAAATATTTCTTCAGTGATAGCAAAAGGTCAGTTTATGATTAAATTTAATGAGATCGTAAAAAGAGGAATGTTTGAATAA
- a CDS encoding S-layer homology domain-containing protein → MHIKKAIFMLVAAFLILSLFIFNFTKTDASARVVYAYATHDYSGDNSSYNSFVNNESHINYVITFTYGIDENGNLNGEEDDAVKDEAIKNNVVPLLLIHNIRGGTFDNSLIHAVLSNETARNNLIDNIENAAIKDGYKGVNIDFENVGYVDRQNYNQFLSDLKSKLTSDNLLLTVAIPAMTADSPNSLWAGGFDYKAISSIVDKVIIMAYDQHWSGGNSGPICSFQWLQNVAQYATSTIDKDKIVMGLPAYGYDWSLSGTTSVTEDEVKSLINTYGGNAMWDNTSKEPYYIYYKNGIKHTVWFENSYSFKLKLDYLSSIGIDDISFWKLGYENQDFWEVIEGNTVDYFGDIFASWARNDINDMARLKYVSGYSDGTYRPNNYITRAEFITLLLRVKGIKEEPGEGFWDTQQSFAKDAIATAKKLGIVNGYSDGSFRPNNKISREEIAAIIAKAYGYEPYADSKFVDIENSFAKNDIIALSNRGIISGYDTYHFMPKNYATRAEATAILYRLINK, encoded by the coding sequence ATGCATATAAAAAAGGCTATTTTTATGTTGGTGGCAGCTTTTTTAATACTTTCTTTATTTATATTCAATTTCACTAAAACGGATGCATCAGCAAGAGTAGTATATGCTTATGCAACACATGATTATTCAGGCGATAATAGCTCTTATAATTCGTTTGTCAACAATGAATCACATATCAACTATGTAATAACGTTTACCTACGGAATAGATGAAAATGGAAATCTAAATGGTGAAGAAGATGATGCAGTAAAAGATGAAGCTATAAAAAATAATGTAGTTCCTCTTTTGCTAATTCATAATATAAGAGGAGGTACTTTTGACAATAGTTTGATACACGCAGTTTTAAGTAATGAAACTGCAAGAAATAATTTAATTGATAATATTGAGAATGCTGCGATTAAGGACGGTTATAAAGGAGTAAACATCGATTTTGAGAATGTTGGGTATGTTGATAGACAAAATTATAATCAATTTTTATCAGACCTAAAATCAAAATTAACCAGCGATAATTTGTTGCTGACCGTTGCGATACCGGCGATGACTGCTGATAGTCCTAATAGTCTTTGGGCAGGTGGTTTTGATTATAAGGCTATATCTTCAATTGTGGACAAGGTTATAATTATGGCGTACGATCAGCACTGGTCTGGTGGAAATAGCGGCCCTATTTGTTCGTTTCAATGGCTGCAGAATGTTGCACAGTATGCCACTTCTACAATAGATAAAGATAAAATTGTAATGGGACTTCCGGCTTATGGTTACGACTGGTCTTTGAGTGGTACTACATCTGTAACGGAGGATGAAGTTAAAAGCCTTATAAATACTTACGGTGGAAATGCTATGTGGGACAATACATCTAAAGAACCGTATTATATATACTATAAAAACGGTATAAAACATACCGTATGGTTTGAAAACTCCTACAGTTTTAAATTGAAGCTTGATTATCTTTCATCGATTGGAATTGACGATATATCTTTTTGGAAATTAGGCTATGAGAATCAAGACTTTTGGGAAGTTATAGAGGGCAATACGGTGGACTATTTCGGAGATATATTTGCAAGCTGGGCAAGAAATGACATAAACGATATGGCAAGGCTTAAATATGTCTCAGGATATAGTGATGGTACATATAGGCCAAATAATTATATAACTAGAGCAGAGTTTATAACATTACTATTAAGGGTCAAAGGTATAAAAGAAGAGCCTGGCGAGGGATTTTGGGATACGCAGCAGAGCTTTGCAAAAGATGCAATAGCTACGGCTAAGAAGCTTGGCATAGTCAATGGATATAGTGACGGTAGTTTTAGACCTAATAATAAAATATCAAGAGAAGAAATTGCTGCTATAATAGCAAAAGCATATGGATATGAACCATATGCAGACAGCAAATTTGTAGATATAGAAAATAGCTTTGCTAAAAATGATATTATAGCATTATCTAACCGCGGAATAATATCTGGTTACGATACATATCACTTTATGCCCAAGAATTACGCAACTCGTGCTGAAGCAACAGCTATACTATATAGACTTATAAATAAATAA
- a CDS encoding polyprenyl synthetase family protein, with amino-acid sequence MLILFDKYAFVKDDMKKIDDFLLSNIKTNSPTIKKAVEDLVLSGGKRVRPLLVIAIARLGEYNEDKIIPIAASIEIMHMATLVHDDIIDDSKMRRGRESVQSKYGKETAVFTGDFLFSQAFNVIADIISKENLKLIARGVKAICEGEIEQFDNRYNLDISVLRYLKRIYRKTALLFAISCESGATQAGLSKELTRAMRRFGLNVGMAFQIADDILDYEGVEKIVGKPLGSDVLNGIYTLPMIYALSTSHKKAIEDILLKDKLSKKDVNRVVKEVKLSGGIDFAKDLALKYVKKAIKFLDIMPDCEQKDLMIDIANDALKRNY; translated from the coding sequence GTGTTAATTTTGTTTGATAAATATGCCTTTGTAAAAGATGATATGAAGAAAATAGATGATTTTCTTTTATCAAATATTAAGACAAACTCGCCGACAATAAAAAAAGCTGTAGAAGATTTAGTATTGTCCGGTGGAAAGAGAGTAAGACCACTTCTGGTTATTGCGATTGCAAGGCTCGGTGAATACAACGAAGATAAAATTATTCCAATTGCTGCATCTATTGAAATAATGCACATGGCCACATTAGTCCACGATGATATAATTGATGATTCAAAGATGAGGCGAGGCCGTGAGTCAGTTCAAAGCAAATATGGGAAAGAAACAGCAGTATTTACAGGTGATTTTTTATTCAGCCAAGCTTTTAATGTCATAGCAGATATCATTTCTAAGGAAAATTTAAAATTGATTGCAAGAGGAGTAAAGGCTATATGCGAAGGCGAGATAGAACAATTTGACAATAGATATAACTTAGATATAAGCGTATTAAGATATTTAAAGAGAATTTACAGAAAGACCGCTTTGCTTTTTGCGATAAGCTGTGAATCAGGTGCTACTCAAGCAGGATTGTCAAAAGAATTGACAAGGGCCATGAGGCGCTTTGGTCTTAATGTTGGTATGGCATTTCAGATAGCTGATGATATACTCGATTATGAAGGAGTAGAAAAAATTGTAGGAAAGCCACTAGGAAGCGATGTATTAAATGGTATTTATACTTTGCCGATGATTTATGCTCTTAGTACTAGTCATAAAAAAGCTATTGAGGACATTTTGTTGAAGGATAAGTTAAGCAAAAAAGATGTAAACCGTGTAGTCAAAGAGGTGAAATTGAGCGGTGGTATAGACTTTGCTAAAGATCTTGCATTAAAATATGTCAAAAAGGCAATTAAGTTTCTAGATATTATGCCAGATTGTGAACAAAAAGATTTGATGATAGATATAGCTAATGATGCTTTAAAAAGGAATTATTAA
- a CDS encoding spore coat protein, producing the protein MGRKNTNINTAAMNSAAMPDMSGGSISKQIDSYTNSNLRNASSNAAATSSINVTGMPNDYAPTGSISQTIDNTTRQNLSSANSKGTAYAANNPTAGPAQTLTEKDIAADCLRSEIFLLQSYNSACIESANQNVFSSIKNILNEEQDIHYEIFNIMKQKGWYPVSNANPQDINNTRSMFQG; encoded by the coding sequence ATGGGTAGAAAAAATACGAATATTAATACTGCTGCTATGAATTCTGCGGCTATGCCGGACATGTCTGGTGGCAGCATAAGCAAACAGATAGATTCGTATACAAATTCGAATTTAAGAAATGCATCATCAAATGCTGCAGCAACAAGCAGCATAAATGTAACAGGAATGCCTAATGATTATGCACCTACAGGTAGCATAAGTCAGACAATTGATAATACAACAAGGCAGAATTTAAGCAGCGCAAACAGTAAAGGCACTGCATATGCTGCAAATAATCCAACAGCAGGACCTGCTCAAACATTAACTGAAAAAGATATAGCAGCAGATTGCTTAAGATCAGAAATATTTCTTTTACAGTCGTATAACAGTGCGTGTATAGAAAGTGCAAATCAAAATGTTTTTTCCAGCATAAAAAATATATTGAACGAAGAACAGGATATACACTATGAAATATTCAATATAATGAAACAAAAAGGTTGGTATCCCGTAAGCAATGCAAACCCACAAGACATCAATAATACAAGAAGCATGTTTCAAGGTTAA
- a CDS encoding spore coat protein encodes MALTQKELGYISDELASEQLIIKKYQTAVNQVTDPQLKNLFQKNIGIHQNHYNSLLNLLR; translated from the coding sequence ATGGCATTAACTCAAAAAGAGCTTGGATATATTTCAGATGAACTTGCTTCAGAGCAATTAATAATAAAAAAATATCAAACTGCTGTAAATCAAGTAACAGATCCGCAGCTTAAAAATTTATTTCAAAAAAATATAGGTATACACCAAAATCATTATAACTCTTTATTAAATTTATTGAGATAG
- a CDS encoding M23 family metallopeptidase has protein sequence MHIKKKDEYINIMVVPNSKSDIRSIKIKKSTFKAAIIAAMIFLLGIFSSAFYFAGKYTYLYATIKEKDNIISEKNKTISLKDQKIAEMKDLNEAQDKKIAMLNDNAKKINDKMKSLDDLEQKVRRMVGLSSHETSRGGISRDSRSLTLDEKTTNELSNEIDNKTYEYKTLIDDINKRLDYLDSLPSAYPVTGPITSPFGSRTSPYGESSEFHPGIDIAVGYGTPVKAAGKGVVTYAGWLSGYGNVVMINHGYGITSVYGHNSQLLVKVGQTVNRGDIIAKSGSTGRSTGPHVHFEIRLNGNAVDPLKYLGK, from the coding sequence ATGCACATAAAAAAGAAAGATGAATACATAAATATCATGGTTGTACCAAACTCAAAAAGCGACATAAGAAGTATTAAAATAAAAAAATCTACTTTTAAAGCTGCTATTATCGCAGCAATGATATTTTTATTGGGGATATTTTCTTCCGCTTTTTATTTTGCCGGTAAATATACATATCTTTATGCAACCATAAAAGAGAAAGATAACATAATATCTGAGAAAAATAAGACGATTTCTTTAAAAGACCAAAAAATCGCTGAAATGAAAGATTTAAATGAGGCTCAAGATAAAAAAATAGCTATGTTGAATGATAACGCAAAAAAAATAAACGATAAGATGAAAAGCCTTGATGATTTGGAACAAAAAGTCAGAAGGATGGTTGGGCTCAGCAGTCATGAGACTAGCCGTGGTGGTATAAGCCGTGATTCAAGAAGTTTAACGCTTGATGAAAAAACAACAAATGAACTTTCAAATGAAATAGATAATAAGACGTATGAATATAAAACGCTAATAGATGATATCAACAAAAGGCTTGATTATCTTGATTCTCTGCCATCTGCTTATCCCGTCACAGGACCCATAACATCACCATTTGGAAGCCGTACTTCGCCGTATGGCGAAAGTTCTGAATTTCACCCCGGTATAGACATAGCTGTTGGTTATGGTACGCCAGTCAAAGCAGCAGGAAAGGGAGTTGTAACGTACGCAGGATGGCTTTCAGGATACGGGAATGTGGTCATGATCAATCACGGTTATGGAATCACTTCTGTTTACGGACATAATTCACAATTGCTTGTAAAAGTCGGACAAACTGTAAACAGAGGCGATATCATAGCAAAATCGGGTAGCACTGGTCGCAGCACAGGACCACATGTACATTTTGAAATACGGCTAAACGGTAATGCGGTGGATCCGTTGAAATATTTAGGCAAGTAA
- a CDS encoding YkuS family protein, translating into MGKKIAVESQLSNVKRYLSNKGYDVINLEQNSNLSGIRVDDYDAVVITGQHKDMLGYENTHTKSPIIDATGMTPEDIESEIRRSTGGDLNG; encoded by the coding sequence ATGGGGAAGAAGATAGCAGTTGAGAGTCAGCTTTCTAATGTTAAAAGATATTTGTCTAATAAAGGGTATGATGTAATCAATCTTGAGCAAAATAGTAACTTAAGTGGTATTAGGGTAGACGATTATGATGCGGTAGTAATTACAGGACAGCATAAAGATATGTTGGGATATGAGAATACTCATACAAAATCACCAATAATCGATGCTACGGGAATGACGCCGGAAGACATTGAAAGTGAAATAAGAAGAAGCACAGGTGGTGATTTAAATGGCTAA
- a CDS encoding glycosyltransferase — translation MATIVYPPTINFSWLFQRPQQILSRMATKNYTVYYLNKTYDANYKRGITELKENLYLVNGVGIGSIKLREIPILWISYPPNYSYVKMFKKKYVIFDSIDYPSDEFSEWRFNFEEVQKAANIIFASSRKLYNINKRVNNKTFLLPNGADFKHFNKAERIFSKRPPDLPEGKPIVGYIGALATWIDWDIVDYASLACPEYNFVYIGPNLNMKKLPKRDNIFYLGEKKYSMLPEYLQFFDICIIPFKVTSMTEGADPIKMYEYLSAGKPVVSSNLPSILRCEGIYTANGKAEFANMIKEALENYDDQKRKRLVDIARENSWEKRAEYADRIIRYYLI, via the coding sequence ATGGCGACAATTGTATATCCGCCTACGATTAATTTTAGCTGGCTTTTTCAAAGACCGCAGCAGATATTGAGCCGTATGGCTACTAAAAATTATACGGTATACTACTTAAATAAAACGTATGATGCTAATTATAAGAGAGGGATAACGGAATTAAAAGAAAATTTATATTTAGTGAACGGTGTTGGCATTGGTAGCATAAAATTGAGAGAAATTCCTATATTATGGATTTCATATCCTCCCAATTACAGCTATGTAAAGATGTTTAAGAAAAAATATGTAATATTTGACTCTATAGATTATCCCTCAGACGAATTTTCAGAATGGAGGTTTAATTTTGAAGAGGTGCAGAAAGCTGCTAACATAATATTTGCTTCATCTAGAAAACTTTATAATATAAATAAAAGAGTTAACAACAAGACATTTTTACTGCCAAATGGTGCAGATTTTAAACATTTTAATAAAGCGGAGAGAATTTTTTCAAAGAGACCGCCTGATTTACCGGAAGGAAAACCGATTGTAGGCTATATTGGTGCATTGGCAACATGGATCGATTGGGATATTGTGGATTATGCTAGCTTAGCATGTCCTGAATACAATTTTGTTTATATCGGTCCAAATTTAAATATGAAGAAGCTGCCCAAAAGAGATAATATTTTTTATTTGGGGGAGAAAAAATACAGTATGCTTCCAGAATACTTGCAGTTTTTTGATATATGCATAATTCCTTTTAAAGTCACATCTATGACGGAAGGTGCCGATCCTATAAAAATGTATGAATACTTAAGTGCTGGTAAACCAGTTGTTTCTTCAAATTTACCGTCTATACTAAGATGTGAAGGCATATATACTGCAAATGGAAAAGCTGAATTTGCTAATATGATAAAAGAAGCTTTGGAAAATTATGATGACCAAAAGAGAAAAAGACTTGTCGATATTGCAAGGGAAAATTCATGGGAGAAAAGAGCTGAATATGCTGATAGGATTATAAGGTATTATTTGATATGA